The Alkalihalobacillus sp. TS-13 genomic interval GATCTTATCATTAATGATTCATCCTTTTATAAACAAATGCACACAATGAAAGAGACGATCAAGACAGGAAAGAAGTGGAGTGAACTAAGTCCACAAAGCTGTTGTCATTTGGATCCAGACATAGATGCAAATGTCATGTCACGAACGGAAGATTGGAGAGGTACCTTTGGTCAAAGCGGGGCAGCGCAAAAGCATTTGGAAAACCAGGGAGTAGAGCCTGGAGATGTATTTTTGTTTTTTGGGTGGTTTCGTAAAACAATACAAAAGGAAAACAGGATTGTCTTTGATCCAAACGACCGCAATGGCAGACATATTATTTATGGATACTTGCAAATCGAAGACATCGTTCGAGTAGACTCCACCACTCGAGTACCTGATTGGCTGAATACACATCCCCATTGCACACACCTCAAAAGGAAAAGCAAAGGGAACACGATTTATGTAGCTGGTCAGAATCTTACCTGGAATAAAAGACTTTCTGGATATGGGACGTTTAAATACGATAAAAGACAGGTCTTGACGAAAGAAGGTATGAACAAATCCTGTTGGGCACTGCCTAATTGTTTTAAAGGGGTGGACATAAGCTACCATAAACCGACAAGTTGGAAAGATCAGTACTTCCAGTCTGTTGCCCGGGGACAAGAATTTGTCGTCGATTGTACCGATGACATCGTTCAATGGACAAAGAAAATTATTGAGGGGTAAAAGGAAAAATGGCTACTTATAAGCATAAAAGTTTAACTATAACTGTACAAGGTGTTACAATATCATTAAGTAACTTACTATTAATAAGTATATAAAGATTGGAGTGCTTTATATGAACCGAAAACCTTTAAAAGGAATTCATCATGTATCAGCAATCACAGGCGATGCCAAAAGGAACTATGAATTTTATACGAAAATCCTAGGTATGAGACTAGTAAAAAAAACAATTAACCAGGATGACCCATCTGTTTATCATTTGTTTTATGCAGATGAAAGGGGAAATCCGGGCACTGACCTCACCTTTTTTGAAATCCCGATGGCTGGAAACACATATCCTGGAACAAATAGTATTTCGACGACTTCGCTTCGTGTGCCCAGCGATGAAGCATTAGACTTCTGGCAAAAGCGTTTTGATGAGTTTGGAATCGACCATGATGAAGTTTCAAAAGAGTATGGTCGTGCAACAGTGGCATTTCAAGACTTTGAAGGGCAACGTCTCTTGTTAGTATCAGACGAAAATAATGATGGCGTGGCCCCTGGGAAGCCATGGGATAAGAGCCCCGTCCCAATAGAGTATGGCATTCAAGGCCTTGGTCCGATTTTTTTGACAGTACCGAAACTGGAATTATCTGAAACGCTGTTGATTAATGTTCTTGGATTCTCAAAAAAAGGAACCTATGCATCTGGAAATAAAAATGATGTCCATGTGTATGAAACAGGAGAAGGTGGAACAGGAGGAGAAGTCCATCTAGTCCATCGAGATGACCTACAACCGGAACGTCAAGGACGGGGAAGTGTCCACCATGTTGCTTTCCGCGTCGAAAATGAAGAAGAATTGAAAAAATGGATTACCTACCTGAAAGAATTACGGATTCCAAATTCAGGTTTTGTAGAACGATACTACTTCAAGTCCTTATACTTCAGAGAACCGAACGGTATTCTGTTCGAATTAGCAACTGATGGCCCCGGATTTGAAGGGGATGAGGATTTTGACCATCTTGGGGAAAACTTGGCCCTGCCCCCTTATTTTGAACAAGATCGAGCAGAGATTGAAGCCCGTTTGAAGCCATTGGAAACGAAACATTGAACTACCCGCCACCTTAACACCCTTACTGGTTGTTTAAAGTGGGGGATTCCTAAGATCCCTGTCGTCCCGACAGTTTGTAAGGCTTCTTTTTTGATATTGATACTTGCATTCTTATCTCGATCGTGGAGGGTCTGACACTCCGGGCACACCCAAACACGCAACGCTAAGTTCTTCACCATAGAGTTCTGAAAGCCGCATTTTGAACACAGCTGTGAAGAAGGGAAATGTTTGGATATGACGACCACTTGCTTGCCATACCATTTCGCTTTGTACTCAAGCATTGTACGCAGCTGAGCCCAAGAAGCATCACTGATAGATTTAGCATATGTGTTGTTTTGAAGCATATTGGAAACCTGCAAATCCTCGATTCCAATCACATCGTGGTTTTTGATGAGTTCAGTCGTGTGTTAGTGATTTTCTCGTGGATGCTAGCGACTTTTCTTCGTTGTTTATGCCAGTTGGAGGAGCGGGGTATTCTACGGGAGAGTACCTTTTGATTTTTCGCTAACTTCATTTCTAGCTTGTGAAAAGGCTTAAGATTAGGATAGACCGTTCCATCCGAGAGAATGGCTAAACCTTTTAGCTTGCATCGACTCCAACCGTAGAGTTTGTTGAAGGGAGAGGTTTTACATCCGTCTCCACCAATAGGGACACAAAGTACTTTCCACTCGGATTCCGACGAATCGTAGCGCTCATAATACGCCCCTCTACCTTACGGCTGTTGGCATACTTCACCAAGCCAAGCTTAAGGTGGCGATCAAATACTTCAATGTTGTTGTTCGTAAACTTCGTGGTATAAGATTGAACCTTGTTTTTCTTCGACTTAAACTTAGGTGGTTGATTCTGTTTATTGAAAAAACGCTGATAAGAGTCCGAAAGGTGCTTAAGAGATGTTTGAATGGCAATGCTGTCAACTTCTTTTAGCCAGGTGAGCTGCTTTTTAAGTGAGCTGCTTTGAGCACTTCGTGTAGCTTAAGCCTTTTCCTGTTTGGGTGTACGTATCGTTCCATTGAGCGAGGAAAATGGTTAAACACAAAGCGAGAGCAGCCGATGGTTTTGGCAATCAGCACCTCTTGAAAAGGTTTAGGGTAGATTCTAAATCGGTACGCTTTATGAGTCTTCATTCCCCCACCTCCGGAACATGTGTTCTGAGTGAAGTTTTAAGCTCCGACTAACGACATTCTTCTCCCCTAGCTACGCCTTTCACGCGCTTGAAGAGGGAGTCTTCTGTCGAGTTAAGATAAAATCATCCAAGGAGGTTTATCATGGAACATGTATATATAGAAGGAAAAGATAAACACGCCCCGACACTTTTATTGTTGCACGGCACAGGAGGAAACGAAAGAGATTTGTTGCCTCTTGCTGAAATGATCGCCCCTAGCGCTTCAGTTTTAGGAGTGAGGGGAAATGTCTCAGAAAATGGTATGCCCCGATTCTTCAGAAGACTACGTGAAGGTGTTTTTGATGAGGAAGATTTGAAGTACCGCACAAATGGATTGAAAGTATTTATAGATGAGATGGCTTCTAAATATGGATTCGATAGAGATAACGTTGTTGCCATTGGTTATTCGAATGGTGCGAACATTGCTGCAAGTCTGATGTATCATTATGAAGATGCCTTAGCCGGTGCCATCCTTTTCCATGCGATGGTGCCACTTAGGGATGTCCAGTTACCAGACTTAGAAGGATCGCCGGTTTTCATAGGTGCAGGAGAGAACGATCCTCTCATACCGATGGACGAAACAAAGGAATTGGCGAAGGCATTACGAAATGTCAATGCTGATGTCACCGAGTTTTGGACAAAAGGCGGACACCAGTTGATGAGAGAAGAAATCGATGAGGCCAAGAGCTGGTACGCAGCCAATTTTCAAAAATAAAATCTTGTGTAGAGTGACCTTGAAAGGTTGTAAAGACCTTCCCTCAAGGTCATTTTTTTGCTGCTTTCTTAAAAATTTGAAAGATGAAAAACTGTAAGCACTGGAAATATTCGAGCCTCCTGCGGTAGAAGAGAGCCAGGCACGACCACGATTAGAAAAGATTTTCGTATCAGCTCTGAGCAGAAAAGAACCATTTAAGTGGATAATGGTGTAAGATGGTACAAGTACCTATTTAGAAAGAAGGCATCACAAGATATGAAGAACCAGTCTCATCTACAAAAAGATAAAATATGGACACGCGATTTCGTTTTCGTTTGTTTATCAAACTTTTTCATTTTTGCAGGATTCCAGATGACCTTGCCGACATTACCCTTATTCGTCAACGAACTTGGCGGAAAAGATGAGATGATCGGAATGATCGTTGGAATCTTTACATTTTCTGCACTCATCATCCGGCCATGGGCGGGTCATGTTTTAGAGACTCTTGGTCGTAGGTTCGTCTATTTAATTGGTTTGGCAGTTTTTGTCGTTTCAGTCGCTGCGTATTCATTCACCTCGAGTATCTTGCTTTTATTCTTACTGAGAGTGGTACAAGGACTTGGTTGGGGAATGTCTACTACTGCAGTCGGTACCATAGCCACGGATTTGATTCCGCCTAAGCGACGGGGAGAGGGAATGGGATTCTTCGGGCTGGCTGGCACATTGGCAATGGCATTCGGACCTGCTCTAGGTTTGATGTTGGTAGTTAGAGCGAATTTCTCAATTACATTTGCAATCGCTGCTTTTTGTGGGCTTGCATCTCTGATAATCGCTGCGCTTATCCATTACCGCCCAGGAGAAAAAAGTCATGCACCTCAAAGGAAATGGGATTTATATGAAAAGACTGCGTTGGTTCCAGCATTATTACTATTCTTTATCACGATGGCATTTGGAGGAATCACCTCATTTCTTCCGTTATATGCGGAACAGTTGAATATTAGTGGGATAGGTTGGTACTTCACTGTATTTGCCTTCTCATTGATGATTGTCCGCCCGTTCTCAGGGAAGTTATATGATCGATTAGGTCATAAAGCTGTATTTTTGCCAGGAACCTTTTTAATATTGATTGCGATGATTGATTTATCTCTACTTGCAAATGAATGGATGTTGATCGCTGCAGCTCTCTTTTTCGGTGTAGGATTCGGTTCTGTCCAGCCAGCACTTCAAGCTTGGGCTGTACAATCAGCACCTAAGAACCGTAGAGGAATGGCTAACGCTACATTCTTTTCGTCATTTGATTTGGGTGTAGGCACAGGGGCGATGTTCTTTGGGGTTATCGCCTCCTGGTATGGATACAGTGAAATTTACATGGCCTCTGCGATTTCAGTGACAATTTCGATGGTGCTGTATTTGTTCATAACAAAAAATATGAGTGTTGGAAATGAGACAAGTGCTGGCCAGCTTTCAAGGTAAGATGAAAGGGACTGTTCTAAAAGAAAAGTGTCGGATTCCTCCAACACAACATTTTGTATCAAAACCACGATTTTTCTCAAAATGTTGTTAAGTTCGGAGAGAATTAGACACTTTTTGAACAGCCAACTCCGTATTTGTGTTGACGGCTTTGGGAGAAGGCGCTTAATCATCTGCCTCAAGCTGTTATCTACAAAAGTAAAGGGGTAAAGGCAAAAAATATGAAATTACCTACAAAATTTTTTCAACTTCTGACTGCCTTTGCATCAAACACGAAAGGACCGAATGGAAGTACAGAAGCCAGGATTCCAAGGGCAGCTTTTGTAATGGACCAATTTTGATTGAACTTCAAGTAAACAACCATCATGCAATAGAGGACGAACAATCCGCCGTGGATCGCGCCAACAATAGTGACCGCCATTGGAAAGTCGAACATATATTTTAAAGGCATTGCGATACCAAGCAACAGCAGAAAAGAAACTCCCTCAGAGTAGCCAACTACGCGGAAAGCTTTCAACATATTCATCACATGGATCAACTCCAATTATTTATTTTTCCATAGAGCCATTATAACAGGGACAAAACAACTATTTTCCGTAGTTTTTATACGATTTATGACAATTCGGGTCACGTTTGGATTTTGGATTATTTTATAAAAGTTCGTGCAAGTGAGGAAACTTATGGATCGCCCGCGGAAAACGGGTATATTTCCAAACTGTAAAACAGCCTTTTAAATATAATATTTAAATAATAGACTTGATTATAGACTTTGTTGAATTTTAAACGAAATTTGCGACACTCCTACGGGAAAAGCGAGACAGGTGAGACCCCGCAGAGAGAAAATCGCGAGGTGGCCCGCGGAATGGGTTAATGCAGGGAAGTGATGTCTAGCTCAGCGACCAGTCACTTGGATCATTTCAAACTTCCTGCGGCGGCGACAGCCTAACCGGGTCGCTTCCGTTTTTCGTCTTCCCGCGGAAAAGAAGTGAATTTCGTAGAAATCAACAAGAGCCACAAAAACAATAACATTCTACCCTTGACAAACACAGTGCTTCTTAATAATATAGGTATAAGTTTTTTAAAAAGTTAATTAGATTAGTTGAGATGAGAAAAGAGTAGAGTTTGAGAGAGTTGAGGCGAGCTAAGGTACGTTTTACAAGTGACGATTCCTTGGGCACCCTTATGTCCATGGGATTTTTTTATTAACCATAGGTTTTTGTTAATCGGTTGTTGTTGATTGCTTAGGAACAATTCCATAAAGAAAACTTGGCAAAGCCAAGCCTTTGGCGTAGGCTGAGCCTTAGTTGCGCTTATATTGAAGAAAGTATTTAATACTTCCTTTAAATGTAAGAAAAATTCGTTTCACTCCGGTGAAATTCAACAATCAAGAATAACAGAGCCTATTCAATAACCTTCATAACCTATACCTCAGCTCTATCAGTACTCCATAATGAGGAGCGTGATAGAGATGTCATTCACTAACCTTCAAATAAGAATGAAATTCATTCCACCTTGAACTTCTTTTGGTCCACACGTATGCAAAAAACACGGATCGAAAGGAGACTACAAATGATTATAACCCAATTAAAAAATGCGATGGATGGTAAGACCTTTTCAGAAGATGAAGCAAAATCCATCATGGATCGGATCATGACCGGACACGTTACGTCAAGTCAAATCGCAAGTCTATTAACAATTTTAAAAATGCGTGGAGAAACAGTTGATGAAATGACGGGTTTCGCAAAGTCGATGCGTGAACATGCTATTGCTTTCCCGGTCAACTTGGAAGATACCGTAGATACTTGCGGAACAGGAGGGGACGGCTCTGGAACATTCAACATTTCAACTGCCTCAGCGATTGTCATGGCTTCACTAGGTGTGAAAGTCGCAAAGCATGGAAACAGGTCATTTTCTTCTAAAAGCGGAAGCGCAGATGTGCTCGAATGTCTTAATGTCCCTACCCAATCTGGTGTTGATGAAGCGATCAAAGCTTTGGAAGAGTATTCGATGAGCTTTCTATTTGCACCGCTGTATCATCCAGCAATGAAGCATGCAATAGCTCCGAGAAAAGAAATCGGATTCCGCACCGTATTCAATATATTAGGACCCTTATGCAATCCAGCTGGGTGTCAGCGACAATTGATCGGTGTCTATGATGCACAATTAGCTCGTAAAATGGCAGAAGTGGTTCAACGATTAGGTATTAAGAAAGCAATGATCGTCTCGGGTGACGACGGTCTGGATGAATGTTCGGTAATGTCATCCACAATGGTGCTCGAGGTTACTCCAGATGAAATCAAGACTTACAAAATTCATCCTGAAGATCTTGGTCTTCAAACAGGTAATTTAATAGATATCCAGGTGGATTCACCCGAAATGAGTGCAGACCTCATACGAAAGGTTTTCAACAACAGCTCGAATCCAGCAGCCAAAAACATCGTCATTCTGAATGCAGCAGCAGGTCTTGTCGCTGCAGACCGAGCATCCGATTTTTCAACAGCTGTACCGCTCGTTAAAGAAGCGATCGAATCAGGACAGGTTGAAGGGCATTACCTTAACATGACACATGTGCAGGTGAGGTCCTATGCTTGAGCAGATCGTGGAAACCAAAAAGCAAGAACTATCAAATTATCCTAAGACCTTTGAGAAGGTAACATACACGCAGCGTTCGCTGAAAAATGCGATATCAAACAGCAATCGAAAGCTTGGGCTGATCGCAGAGGTGAAAAAGGCATCACCTTCAAAAGGGATCATCCGCGAAGATTTCCATCCAGTCGATATTGCGAAAACCTATGAAGCAGCAGGGGCAGATGCCATTTCTGTTTTGACTGATAAAACCTATTTTCAAGGTCACTCAGATTATTTGACGCAAATAAAGAAAGCAGTCAATCTACCAATATTACGGAAGGATTTCATCATTGATTCCGTTCAGGTCGAAGAGAGCAAATCGATGGGTGCGGACGCAATCCTGTTGATTAAAGCAATCCTTGATCCAGTGCAAATGAAAGAGTTGTATCTGTATGCAAAAGAACTGGGACTTGAAGTATTGCTGGAGGTCCACTCTAAAGATGAGGTTAAAGAGGTTTTCAATCAATTCATCCCTGAACTTCTCGGCATCAATAACCGGGATTTGAACACCTTTAAAACTTCAGTCGCTCATACTGGGGAAATAGCCTCCGTCATTCCAGAAGAGGTCACTTTTATCAGTGAGAGCGGTATCAAAACCTCTGAAGATGTAAATTTCGTTCATCAAGCTGGAGCGTCTGGAATTTTAGTCGGGGAGACGCTGATGAGATCGAAGTCGATTTCAACTTGTATTGAAGACCTATTCCAGGAGAATTGAGCAATGCCTTATTTGAAAATTTGCGGTATCCGTTCTCAGGAAGATTATGAAACTGTTCGAGAATATAGTGCTGATTATGTTGGGTTCATTTTTGCGGACAGCAAGCGTCGCGTCTCACCAATAGACGTTAGCAAGTGGATCGAACCTCATCATCAAATGAAACATGTCGGGGTCTTCGTCAATCCTGATCTTACTGAAATCGAAGAGACACTTTCACATGTCAAACTCGATGTCATTCAGCTTCATGGCGATGAATCGAACTCGTTCATCAGTGAAGTACGGAGAAATGTCAACATTGAAATATGGAAAGCGTTAGCCCATGGTGAAGGGACACTCCGACAGTTAGATGAGTACGACCATGTCGTCGATGGCTTTGTCATCGATACGAAAGTGAAAGGAAAATGGGGTGGAACAGGCATCAAGTTTGATTGGAACGCCATCCCTGCTTATACCAAAAAAGCGGTGGAGATGGATAAAGATTGCTTTATCGCAGGAGGCATTACCCCCTCCAATATCGAGGAGTGTTTATTGTTCAATCCGATGGGAATCGACCTATCAAGCGGGATCGAGGAGAACGATCGGAAAAGCCCTCAACTTATCAATGACC includes:
- the trpC gene encoding indole-3-glycerol phosphate synthase TrpC — its product is MLEQIVETKKQELSNYPKTFEKVTYTQRSLKNAISNSNRKLGLIAEVKKASPSKGIIREDFHPVDIAKTYEAAGADAISVLTDKTYFQGHSDYLTQIKKAVNLPILRKDFIIDSVQVEESKSMGADAILLIKAILDPVQMKELYLYAKELGLEVLLEVHSKDEVKEVFNQFIPELLGINNRDLNTFKTSVAHTGEIASVIPEEVTFISESGIKTSEDVNFVHQAGASGILVGETLMRSKSISTCIEDLFQEN
- a CDS encoding phosphoribosylanthranilate isomerase translates to MPYLKICGIRSQEDYETVREYSADYVGFIFADSKRRVSPIDVSKWIEPHHQMKHVGVFVNPDLTEIEETLSHVKLDVIQLHGDESNSFISEVRRNVNIEIWKALAHGEGTLRQLDEYDHVVDGFVIDTKVKGKWGGTGIKFDWNAIPAYTKKAVEMDKDCFIAGGITPSNIEECLLFNPMGIDLSSGIEENDRKSPQLINDLIERMNV
- a CDS encoding DUF3817 domain-containing protein, with amino-acid sequence MLKAFRVVGYSEGVSFLLLLGIAMPLKYMFDFPMAVTIVGAIHGGLFVLYCMMVVYLKFNQNWSITKAALGILASVLPFGPFVFDAKAVRS
- the trpD gene encoding anthranilate phosphoribosyltransferase; translated protein: MIITQLKNAMDGKTFSEDEAKSIMDRIMTGHVTSSQIASLLTILKMRGETVDEMTGFAKSMREHAIAFPVNLEDTVDTCGTGGDGSGTFNISTASAIVMASLGVKVAKHGNRSFSSKSGSADVLECLNVPTQSGVDEAIKALEEYSMSFLFAPLYHPAMKHAIAPRKEIGFRTVFNILGPLCNPAGCQRQLIGVYDAQLARKMAEVVQRLGIKKAMIVSGDDGLDECSVMSSTMVLEVTPDEIKTYKIHPEDLGLQTGNLIDIQVDSPEMSADLIRKVFNNSSNPAAKNIVILNAAAGLVAADRASDFSTAVPLVKEAIESGQVEGHYLNMTHVQVRSYA
- a CDS encoding MFS transporter, which gives rise to MKNQSHLQKDKIWTRDFVFVCLSNFFIFAGFQMTLPTLPLFVNELGGKDEMIGMIVGIFTFSALIIRPWAGHVLETLGRRFVYLIGLAVFVVSVAAYSFTSSILLLFLLRVVQGLGWGMSTTAVGTIATDLIPPKRRGEGMGFFGLAGTLAMAFGPALGLMLVVRANFSITFAIAAFCGLASLIIAALIHYRPGEKSHAPQRKWDLYEKTALVPALLLFFITMAFGGITSFLPLYAEQLNISGIGWYFTVFAFSLMIVRPFSGKLYDRLGHKAVFLPGTFLILIAMIDLSLLANEWMLIAAALFFGVGFGSVQPALQAWAVQSAPKNRRGMANATFFSSFDLGVGTGAMFFGVIASWYGYSEIYMASAISVTISMVLYLFITKNMSVGNETSAGQLSR
- a CDS encoding ring-cleaving dioxygenase, whose product is MNRKPLKGIHHVSAITGDAKRNYEFYTKILGMRLVKKTINQDDPSVYHLFYADERGNPGTDLTFFEIPMAGNTYPGTNSISTTSLRVPSDEALDFWQKRFDEFGIDHDEVSKEYGRATVAFQDFEGQRLLLVSDENNDGVAPGKPWDKSPVPIEYGIQGLGPIFLTVPKLELSETLLINVLGFSKKGTYASGNKNDVHVYETGEGGTGGEVHLVHRDDLQPERQGRGSVHHVAFRVENEEELKKWITYLKELRIPNSGFVERYYFKSLYFREPNGILFELATDGPGFEGDEDFDHLGENLALPPYFEQDRAEIEARLKPLETKH
- a CDS encoding alpha/beta hydrolase, translating into MEHVYIEGKDKHAPTLLLLHGTGGNERDLLPLAEMIAPSASVLGVRGNVSENGMPRFFRRLREGVFDEEDLKYRTNGLKVFIDEMASKYGFDRDNVVAIGYSNGANIAASLMYHYEDALAGAILFHAMVPLRDVQLPDLEGSPVFIGAGENDPLIPMDETKELAKALRNVNADVTEFWTKGGHQLMREEIDEAKSWYAANFQK